In one window of Pseudodesulfovibrio sediminis DNA:
- a CDS encoding P-II family nitrogen regulator, which translates to MMIMVRAIVRPEKADEVLAALMDNGFPAVTKYSVAGRGKQRGIKIGEVTYDEIPKTMLMSVVNAADKDYVIATIMDAARSGTKGAFGDGKIFVTDVEDVYTISSGVQETAAASEEAA; encoded by the coding sequence ATGATGATCATGGTAAGAGCGATTGTGCGGCCCGAGAAAGCGGATGAAGTCCTGGCCGCTCTGATGGACAACGGTTTTCCTGCTGTCACCAAATATTCTGTTGCTGGTCGCGGTAAGCAGCGCGGCATCAAGATTGGTGAGGTTACCTACGACGAAATCCCCAAGACCATGCTCATGAGCGTCGTGAACGCAGCAGACAAAGATTACGTCATCGCAACCATCATGGACGCTGCCCGCTCCGGCACCAAGGGTGCTTTCGGCGATGGCAAGATCTTCGTCACTGATGTCGAGGATGTTTACACCATCAGTTCCGGCGTACAAGAGACCGCCGCAGCCAGTGAGGAGGCCGCGTAA
- a CDS encoding LeuA family protein: protein MLIDTTLREGAQLFGAYFSMEARTRIVTSLIHIGVDEIELGWIGQDGLEELLAQVRPYRGRTQLSVWSPCREADIRKASLLGVDRVNIGVPISDLHIEKRLGTGREGLTERLARTVLTAGFLGIEYISVGLEDVSRADKDFALSAAKLAQDVGASRVRLADSLGILNPLNTAELVHSFAKELDVDLAVHCHDDFGMATGNAIAALSSGADYADASVLGIGERSGIAATEEVASYLTLKEESHAYEIEGLRNLCGFVSQAAGVPIPRTKSIAGEDIFACESGLHAHALSKSPELFEPYNPDRIGADRVVAVGGKSGRAAVVNALESSGLDPKDQDIPTLVSAVRKLAWELERPLTSLELSRLIKN, encoded by the coding sequence ATGCTCATCGACACAACACTCAGAGAAGGCGCACAGCTGTTCGGCGCATATTTCTCCATGGAGGCAAGAACACGGATCGTCACCTCCCTTATTCATATAGGAGTGGATGAAATCGAACTGGGCTGGATAGGCCAGGACGGCCTGGAAGAACTTTTGGCTCAGGTCCGCCCCTATCGTGGCCGGACACAACTTTCCGTGTGGTCACCCTGTCGCGAAGCGGATATCCGCAAGGCCTCCCTGCTCGGGGTCGACCGGGTGAACATCGGCGTCCCCATTTCCGACCTGCATATTGAAAAACGCCTTGGAACCGGCCGTGAGGGGCTTACCGAACGCCTGGCCCGCACCGTTCTCACAGCCGGTTTTCTCGGTATTGAGTACATCTCTGTCGGCCTGGAGGATGTCTCCAGAGCCGACAAGGATTTTGCCCTGAGCGCAGCCAAGCTGGCGCAGGACGTAGGAGCTTCCCGAGTCCGCCTGGCTGACTCATTGGGTATCCTCAACCCGCTGAATACCGCTGAACTGGTCCATTCTTTTGCAAAGGAACTTGATGTGGATCTGGCTGTTCACTGCCACGACGACTTCGGCATGGCCACAGGGAATGCGATCGCAGCCCTGTCCAGTGGTGCTGATTACGCTGATGCTTCCGTGCTGGGCATCGGGGAGCGTTCTGGCATTGCGGCCACAGAAGAAGTCGCGAGTTATCTCACCTTGAAGGAGGAGTCACATGCTTATGAAATTGAAGGCCTTCGAAACCTTTGTGGTTTCGTCTCTCAAGCTGCCGGGGTACCGATTCCCCGTACGAAGTCAATCGCGGGCGAGGATATTTTCGCTTGCGAATCAGGCCTCCACGCCCATGCCCTCAGCAAGTCGCCTGAACTTTTCGAACCGTACAACCCCGACCGCATCGGCGCAGACCGGGTGGTCGCGGTTGGCGGCAAGAGTGGGCGAGCGGCAGTCGTCAACGCCCTCGAAAGCAGCGGTCTTGACCCGAAAGACCAGGACATCCCGACCTTAGTTTCCGCTGTAAGAAAACTCGCCTGGGAGCTGGAACGTCCACTGACATCCCTGGAGTTATCTCGACTCATCAAAAATTAG
- the nifH gene encoding nitrogenase iron protein yields MRKVAIYGKGGIGKSTTTQNTVAGLAEMGRKVMVVGCDPKADSTRLLLGGLAQKSVLDTLREEGEDVELDDIRKPGYGGTWCVESGGPEPGVGCAGRGIITSINMLESLGAYEESEGLDYSFYDVLGDVVCGGFAMPIRDGKAEEIYIVCSGEMMAMYAANNICKGIMKYAESGGVRLGGLICNSRNTDREADLITELAAKLGTQMIYFVPRDNDVQRAEINRKTVIEWDGSVPQATEYRGLAKAIDENEMFVVPNPLEIEDLEQLLLDYGILEAV; encoded by the coding sequence ATGAGGAAAGTAGCTATTTACGGAAAGGGCGGCATCGGCAAGTCCACCACCACACAGAATACTGTTGCAGGTCTGGCTGAAATGGGTCGTAAAGTTATGGTGGTCGGTTGTGACCCCAAGGCTGACTCCACCCGTCTTCTGCTCGGTGGCCTGGCCCAGAAATCCGTGCTCGATACCCTTCGCGAAGAAGGTGAAGACGTTGAGCTGGATGATATCCGCAAGCCCGGTTACGGCGGCACCTGGTGCGTCGAGTCCGGTGGCCCGGAACCGGGAGTCGGTTGTGCAGGTCGCGGTATCATCACTTCCATCAACATGCTGGAATCCCTTGGTGCCTACGAAGAGTCCGAAGGTCTGGACTACTCTTTCTACGACGTTCTCGGTGACGTTGTCTGCGGCGGATTCGCCATGCCGATTCGTGATGGCAAGGCCGAAGAAATCTACATCGTCTGCTCCGGCGAGATGATGGCCATGTATGCAGCCAACAACATCTGCAAAGGTATCATGAAGTACGCAGAGTCCGGTGGTGTCCGTCTCGGCGGTCTCATCTGTAACTCCCGTAACACCGACCGTGAAGCTGATCTCATCACTGAGCTGGCAGCCAAGCTGGGAACCCAGATGATCTACTTTGTCCCCCGCGACAACGACGTTCAGCGCGCAGAGATCAACCGTAAAACCGTTATCGAATGGGACGGCTCCGTACCGCAGGCCACCGAATACCGCGGACTGGCCAAAGCCATTGACGAAAACGAAATGTTTGTTGTCCCCAACCCGCTCGAAATCGAAGATCTGGAACAGCTCCTGCTCGATTACGGCATCCTGGAAGCAGTCTAA
- a CDS encoding dual specificity protein phosphatase family protein: protein MMGKKENTNVGYAYTVTWVTDQLGVGHAPMSHPQLKAIHEQGVDAILNLCGEFCDLHDIEKDAGFEVHYLPLEDEEAPGLIELEKTLEWLDEAIYLGKKVLIHCRHGIGRTGTVLNAYLLRRGLGHKLAGKALKKLKSKPANFVQWRTIRKYGKQSGQLTVREPSLEFKRLVDLSPFFNDYQELVLRVEENVHAADGLACGQDHDQCCHTPVSLTLAEAVHISHRINLELTGEERLVVIERAVETAQAERKAAKAVDGEVTDTDESGEYCLSEAGAVCPLLKDGRCLLFEHRPLQCRAFGLDQSADGDLWGEMLTPALNKISSEMWLAYTGSMASVGMPTFALPDVVSGKFMETVFKYMMEQGLE, encoded by the coding sequence ATGATGGGTAAGAAGGAGAACACAAACGTGGGGTATGCCTATACGGTGACCTGGGTGACGGATCAGCTTGGCGTGGGGCATGCTCCCATGAGTCATCCGCAGCTGAAGGCCATTCATGAGCAGGGTGTCGATGCCATCCTGAATCTGTGTGGTGAATTTTGTGATCTGCATGATATAGAAAAGGACGCCGGATTCGAAGTCCACTACCTGCCACTTGAGGATGAGGAGGCCCCTGGCCTTATCGAGCTGGAGAAGACGCTGGAGTGGCTGGACGAAGCCATTTATCTGGGCAAGAAGGTGCTCATTCACTGTCGCCACGGTATTGGCCGCACCGGTACGGTGCTCAACGCCTACCTGCTCAGGCGCGGTCTCGGCCACAAGTTGGCGGGCAAAGCGCTCAAAAAGCTCAAAAGCAAACCCGCCAATTTTGTTCAATGGCGTACTATTCGCAAATACGGGAAACAATCCGGTCAGTTGACCGTACGAGAGCCTTCCCTTGAATTCAAGCGGTTGGTGGATTTATCGCCGTTTTTCAACGATTATCAGGAGTTGGTTCTCCGTGTGGAGGAAAACGTGCATGCCGCGGACGGCTTGGCCTGCGGTCAGGACCACGACCAGTGCTGTCACACCCCGGTGAGCCTGACTCTGGCCGAAGCGGTGCATATCTCCCACCGTATCAACCTTGAGTTGACTGGTGAAGAACGGCTTGTCGTTATTGAGCGGGCCGTGGAAACCGCCCAGGCCGAACGCAAGGCGGCCAAGGCGGTTGACGGTGAAGTGACGGATACAGACGAAAGTGGCGAATACTGCCTGTCCGAAGCCGGTGCGGTCTGTCCTCTGCTCAAGGATGGGCGCTGCCTCCTTTTTGAGCATCGGCCGCTCCAATGCCGCGCTTTCGGTCTGGACCAAAGCGCGGATGGAGACTTGTGGGGCGAGATGCTCACCCCTGCCTTGAACAAGATTTCCTCGGAAATGTGGCTTGCCTACACCGGGTCCATGGCCAGTGTAGGCATGCCGACCTTTGCCCTTCCGGACGTGGTCTCCGGCAAGTTCATGGAGACCGTGTTCAAATACATGATGGAACAGGGGCTGGAGTAG
- a CDS encoding P-II family nitrogen regulator: MKEVIAVVRMNMMNKTKAALTEAGVDAFFAHEAQGRGKGFVNAALVEGAESGYEEAAAVLGEKGKLYPKRMVTAVVPDDLVEEVVEAITAANQTGKPGDGKIFILPIGDAVRVRTSETGASAIA; encoded by the coding sequence ATGAAGGAAGTCATCGCAGTAGTGCGCATGAACATGATGAACAAGACCAAGGCTGCTCTGACTGAAGCCGGCGTGGACGCCTTCTTCGCTCACGAAGCACAGGGCCGAGGTAAAGGGTTCGTCAATGCCGCTCTCGTCGAAGGTGCTGAAAGTGGCTACGAAGAAGCCGCAGCAGTCCTGGGAGAGAAAGGCAAGTTGTATCCCAAGCGCATGGTAACGGCAGTGGTCCCCGATGACTTGGTTGAAGAAGTGGTGGAAGCCATCACCGCAGCCAATCAGACCGGCAAGCCTGGAGACGGTAAGATTTTTATCCTTCCCATCGGCGACGCAGTTCGCGTCAGAACCTCTGAAACCGGCGCAAGCGCCATCGCTTAA
- the nifD gene encoding nitrogenase molybdenum-iron protein alpha chain, with the protein MAKTKKVVQFTATDIKEELLKKYPPKVARKRAKQIMINEATEAEPAPEIVANVRTIPGIITMRGCTYAGCKGVIMGPTRDIVNLVHGPIGCSFYAWLTRRNQTDAGTDGENYMPYCFSTDMQDQDIIFGGEKKLEAAIQEAYDLFHPKGIAVFATCPVGLIGDDIHAVAKKMKAQFGDCNVFAFSCEGYKGVSQSAGHHIANNQVFTHLVGENEVAPEGEYKINLLGEYNIGGDGFEIDRVFKKCGITNIATFSGNSSYDQFASAQHADLSCVMCHRSINYVADMLETKYGIPWIKVNFIGAEATAKSLRKIAEYFGDKKLIDRVEAVIAEEMPEVLAVSEDVKTRTNGKTAMMFVGGSRAHHYNELFQEMGMKTISAGYEFGHRDDYEGRQVIPDLKVDADSRNIEEITVVADEKLYNPRKTPEEIKALEDAGYEFKHYDGLNPDMDKGSIIIDDLNQYEAEKLVELLKPDIFCAGIKEKFSIQKLGVPMKQLHSYDSGGPYAGFKGAVNFYKEIDRLVNSKVWSYMKAPWQESPELTGKFVWE; encoded by the coding sequence ATGGCCAAGACGAAAAAAGTGGTGCAGTTCACGGCTACCGACATCAAGGAAGAGCTTCTCAAGAAGTATCCTCCCAAAGTAGCCCGGAAGCGTGCCAAGCAGATAATGATTAACGAAGCCACGGAGGCCGAACCGGCTCCCGAGATTGTGGCTAACGTTCGGACCATCCCCGGCATCATCACCATGCGTGGTTGTACCTACGCCGGTTGTAAGGGCGTTATCATGGGCCCGACCCGTGACATCGTGAACCTGGTTCACGGCCCCATCGGCTGTAGCTTCTACGCATGGCTGACCCGTCGTAACCAGACCGACGCAGGTACTGACGGCGAAAACTACATGCCTTACTGTTTCTCAACCGACATGCAGGATCAGGACATCATTTTTGGTGGCGAAAAGAAGCTCGAAGCTGCCATTCAGGAAGCCTACGACCTCTTCCACCCCAAAGGTATCGCGGTGTTCGCAACCTGTCCCGTCGGCCTCATCGGTGATGACATCCACGCCGTTGCCAAGAAGATGAAAGCCCAGTTCGGCGATTGCAACGTGTTTGCCTTCTCCTGTGAAGGATACAAGGGCGTTTCCCAGTCCGCTGGTCACCACATCGCCAACAACCAGGTCTTCACCCACCTCGTCGGTGAGAATGAAGTCGCCCCTGAAGGCGAATACAAGATCAACCTGCTCGGCGAATACAACATCGGCGGCGACGGTTTCGAAATCGACCGCGTGTTCAAGAAGTGCGGCATCACCAACATCGCCACCTTCTCCGGTAACTCTTCATACGATCAGTTCGCCTCTGCCCAGCATGCCGATCTGAGCTGTGTCATGTGTCACCGTTCCATCAACTACGTGGCTGACATGCTTGAGACCAAGTACGGCATCCCGTGGATCAAGGTGAACTTCATTGGTGCCGAAGCCACGGCCAAGTCCCTGCGCAAAATCGCTGAATACTTTGGCGACAAGAAGCTCATCGACAGAGTCGAAGCCGTCATTGCCGAAGAAATGCCCGAAGTTCTGGCCGTGTCCGAAGACGTCAAGACCCGCACCAATGGCAAGACTGCCATGATGTTTGTCGGCGGCTCCCGCGCTCATCACTACAACGAGCTGTTCCAGGAAATGGGAATGAAAACCATCTCCGCCGGTTACGAGTTCGGTCACCGTGATGACTACGAAGGACGCCAGGTCATTCCCGATCTCAAGGTCGATGCCGATTCTCGTAACATTGAAGAGATCACCGTCGTAGCCGACGAGAAACTTTACAATCCGCGCAAGACTCCTGAGGAAATCAAGGCTCTGGAAGACGCCGGTTACGAGTTCAAGCACTACGACGGCCTGAATCCGGACATGGATAAGGGGTCCATCATCATCGACGACCTGAACCAGTACGAAGCCGAGAAATTGGTGGAACTCCTCAAGCCGGACATCTTCTGCGCCGGTATCAAGGAAAAGTTCTCCATTCAGAAGCTGGGTGTGCCCATGAAGCAGCTGCACAGCTACGACTCCGGCGGCCCCTATGCAGGATTCAAGGGCGCAGTCAATTTCTACAAGGAAATCGACCGTCTCGTTAACTCCAAGGTGTGGTCTTACATGAAGGCTCCTTGGCAGGAGAGTCCCGAACTCACAGGCAAGTTCGTTTGGGAATAA
- a CDS encoding PEP/pyruvate-binding domain-containing protein, with protein sequence MYLTQLFKHWTYQVFAPGTLLRRKYEAFKSLLAHDTIALELIADLEEMFYGKKLADKQRAVWMTKRLSQAVNTMAGQLVEMNPTKFMDLPEYFRKIDFYVRMAMELEQPEVGPPYILSLEEAASFPHLAGGKACNLGLAKTEGQVPTPPGFVITANAYNYFIDFNGLSEEIDRRLRQMVVGDRDLLARLTAEMQELIMAGEVPDEIARGIRFGVSEIIDGDDLIAVRSSALAEDGEISFAGQYASELNVQPNDVLESYKRVLSGKYCPRAVAYRISNGLTDSQTAMAVLVIPMVDAETAGVVYSRDPDCRGENAIGVYGVRGLGHELVDGSISPDKAVLTREDVPQIDSECSPDTGGLPSEETLVKLGRMALQLEKSFGEPQDIEWAEDVTGELFILQSRPLQSEREEAETAPPPLMVKPIMDGLERASTGAGCGEIYFASSGERIAKIPEGAVVVTNRLQPSLLTFISKMNGVIAGTGSRASHFASVARESGVPVVVGDLNMPLEAGQLVTVDGTGGAVYDGCVESIMTRARQGQRISQRVVEQYTKVAPLAVKLNLTDPQSEDFTPMGCKSLHDVVRFCHEKSVNEMFSVMDKRGRGMHAAKRLETSIPLVMYILDLGEGFFPNAGTGKTVSPQDIKCRPMWALWYGLSDKRVQWSDKLTHMDWEEFDKVSGGIFSFDSKLLASYGLISEDYLHLMIRFGYHFSVIDTICGPDPAANYINFRFKGGGAGFDQRLLRLEFIRLVLEGYGFTTETRGDMIDAKCARLNENDTRRLLVRLGYLMAMTRMMDMRMDSEEQVVAEVEKFLAEAEQRNDG encoded by the coding sequence ATGTATCTCACACAGCTCTTCAAGCACTGGACCTATCAGGTTTTTGCTCCCGGAACCTTGCTTCGGCGTAAATATGAAGCATTCAAATCCCTGTTGGCCCATGACACCATTGCTCTGGAATTGATCGCTGATCTTGAGGAGATGTTTTACGGAAAGAAGCTGGCTGACAAGCAGCGAGCCGTGTGGATGACCAAGCGACTTTCTCAGGCCGTGAACACCATGGCCGGCCAGTTGGTGGAGATGAATCCCACCAAGTTCATGGATCTGCCTGAATATTTTCGGAAAATCGATTTCTATGTGCGTATGGCCATGGAACTGGAGCAGCCTGAAGTCGGGCCGCCCTATATTTTGTCGTTGGAGGAGGCCGCTTCCTTTCCGCATCTGGCCGGGGGCAAGGCGTGCAACCTCGGGCTGGCCAAGACCGAGGGGCAGGTTCCAACGCCTCCCGGATTTGTCATTACAGCGAACGCCTATAATTATTTCATTGATTTCAATGGATTGTCAGAAGAGATCGACAGGCGTCTTCGTCAGATGGTGGTGGGCGACAGGGACCTGCTGGCTCGTTTGACGGCGGAGATGCAGGAATTGATCATGGCCGGAGAAGTGCCCGATGAAATCGCGCGCGGCATTCGGTTCGGCGTCAGTGAAATAATCGACGGAGATGACCTTATTGCCGTGCGTTCAAGTGCGTTGGCAGAAGATGGTGAGATTTCTTTTGCGGGGCAGTATGCCTCGGAACTCAATGTGCAGCCCAATGACGTTCTGGAATCGTATAAACGGGTTTTGTCAGGCAAGTACTGCCCCCGTGCCGTGGCCTATCGTATTTCCAACGGCCTGACAGACAGTCAGACAGCCATGGCCGTGCTGGTTATTCCCATGGTCGATGCCGAGACCGCAGGTGTCGTCTACTCCCGCGACCCGGACTGTCGGGGAGAGAATGCCATCGGCGTTTACGGTGTGCGTGGGCTGGGGCACGAGCTGGTGGATGGGTCCATCTCGCCGGACAAGGCTGTCCTGACTCGTGAAGACGTGCCGCAGATCGACAGTGAGTGTTCCCCGGATACCGGAGGCCTTCCTTCCGAAGAAACGCTGGTCAAGCTCGGTCGGATGGCCCTGCAACTGGAAAAATCATTTGGCGAGCCACAGGATATTGAATGGGCCGAGGACGTCACGGGTGAGTTGTTCATTCTGCAAAGTCGCCCACTGCAAAGTGAACGCGAAGAGGCCGAAACAGCGCCTCCTCCTCTCATGGTCAAGCCGATCATGGACGGTCTGGAGCGGGCCTCTACCGGTGCGGGATGTGGTGAGATCTATTTTGCCTCGTCAGGCGAGCGTATCGCCAAGATTCCCGAGGGGGCGGTGGTCGTCACCAATCGCCTCCAGCCTTCGTTGCTGACCTTTATCAGCAAGATGAATGGCGTTATCGCCGGTACCGGAAGCCGGGCCAGTCATTTTGCCTCTGTTGCCAGGGAGTCCGGGGTGCCGGTGGTGGTGGGGGACTTGAATATGCCTCTGGAAGCCGGGCAGCTTGTGACCGTGGATGGAACGGGTGGCGCTGTGTACGATGGATGCGTGGAGTCGATCATGACCCGTGCGCGGCAGGGACAGCGCATATCGCAACGGGTTGTCGAGCAGTATACCAAGGTCGCGCCGTTGGCCGTGAAACTCAACCTGACAGATCCTCAATCCGAGGATTTTACGCCCATGGGCTGCAAGTCCCTGCATGACGTGGTGCGCTTCTGTCATGAAAAGTCGGTCAACGAGATGTTCTCGGTCATGGACAAGCGGGGGCGGGGCATGCATGCGGCCAAGCGTCTTGAGACGAGCATCCCGCTGGTCATGTACATCCTTGATCTTGGAGAAGGGTTTTTTCCCAACGCCGGAACAGGCAAGACCGTGTCGCCGCAGGACATCAAATGTCGGCCCATGTGGGCGCTCTGGTACGGTCTGTCCGACAAGCGGGTGCAGTGGTCTGACAAATTGACTCATATGGACTGGGAGGAATTCGATAAGGTCTCGGGCGGTATCTTCAGCTTTGATTCCAAATTGTTGGCCAGCTATGGGCTTATTTCAGAGGATTACCTGCATCTCATGATCCGGTTCGGCTACCATTTTTCGGTTATCGATACTATTTGCGGACCGGACCCGGCGGCAAACTATATCAATTTCCGGTTCAAGGGTGGCGGGGCCGGTTTTGATCAGCGATTGCTCCGGTTGGAGTTCATCCGACTCGTACTTGAAGGCTACGGATTCACCACGGAAACCCGAGGGGACATGATTGATGCCAAGTGTGCTCGCTTGAATGAGAACGATACCCGGCGTCTGCTTGTCCGTCTTGGGTATCTCATGGCCATGACGCGCATGATGGACATGCGGATGGACAGCGAGGAGCAGGTGGTGGCCGAAGTCGAGAAGTTCCTTGCTGAAGCGGAGCAGCGCAATGATGGGTAA
- a CDS encoding response regulator — translation MANILVLDDISDAGVLVKRILERKGHSVANFTEEEDALTYAGKHAVELAILDIKLKKMTGVEALEELKKINPDMKAIMLTGYPTLETARESLRLGAEEYCVKPINKEELETKVAEVLGS, via the coding sequence ATGGCGAATATTCTTGTACTGGACGATATATCCGATGCTGGCGTGCTGGTTAAGCGCATTCTTGAGCGCAAGGGGCATTCCGTGGCCAACTTCACTGAAGAGGAAGACGCCTTGACCTATGCCGGGAAGCATGCTGTCGAGCTGGCCATTCTGGATATCAAGCTCAAGAAGATGACAGGGGTTGAAGCCCTTGAGGAGCTCAAGAAGATCAACCCGGACATGAAAGCGATCATGCTCACGGGATATCCCACTCTGGAGACGGCCAGGGAGTCCCTGCGGCTGGGTGCCGAGGAGTATTGCGTGAAGCCCATCAACAAGGAAGAGCTGGAGACCAAGGTTGCCGAGGTGCTGGGCAGCTGA
- the modB gene encoding molybdate ABC transporter permease subunit, whose product MDTTALLVTGKLAGVVTPILLLLCMPLAYWLANTHTAGKRYIEAACNLPMVLPPTVLGFGLLMIMSPTSPMGAAWKELTGSALPFSFTGLMLGSLIYSLPFGVLPMRAAFEKIDPGMVEAARSSGMTHFQTFRHVILPNAMGGVTASAALIFAHTVGEFGVALMIGGSIPGKTKVASIAIFEYTEALEYGQAGLLCFVLMIISYLALLFIGRQGMPMCRRSDSHVDHQSPIANHCHQPRALREV is encoded by the coding sequence ATGGACACGACGGCTCTGCTGGTCACCGGCAAACTCGCTGGCGTGGTCACGCCGATCCTCCTGCTGCTGTGCATGCCGCTGGCCTACTGGCTGGCCAATACGCACACGGCAGGCAAGCGATACATCGAAGCAGCGTGTAACCTGCCGATGGTCCTGCCACCAACAGTGCTGGGCTTCGGCCTGCTCATGATCATGAGTCCGACCTCACCCATGGGTGCGGCCTGGAAAGAGCTGACAGGCTCTGCCCTGCCTTTCTCGTTCACCGGCTTGATGCTCGGCTCGCTCATTTATTCGCTCCCTTTTGGCGTGCTCCCCATGCGCGCGGCCTTTGAAAAGATCGATCCGGGCATGGTGGAAGCGGCCCGCTCTTCCGGCATGACCCATTTCCAAACCTTCAGGCACGTCATCCTGCCCAACGCCATGGGAGGCGTAACGGCCTCGGCAGCACTCATATTTGCCCATACGGTTGGCGAATTCGGCGTGGCCCTGATGATCGGAGGTTCCATTCCCGGCAAGACCAAAGTCGCCTCCATAGCCATTTTCGAATACACTGAAGCCCTTGAATACGGTCAGGCAGGTCTGCTCTGTTTCGTGCTCATGATCATCAGTTATCTCGCCCTGCTTTTCATCGGGCGGCAGGGAATGCCCATGTGTCGACGCAGTGACTCTCACGTTGATCATCAGTCTCCTATAGCCAACCATTGTCACCAGCCCCGCGCCCTGCGTGAGGTATAG